The Hippoglossus hippoglossus isolate fHipHip1 chromosome 21, fHipHip1.pri, whole genome shotgun sequence genomic sequence catgtgtatgggtgggacctcgataccgtGGCTCCACCCCCTGGTCGCCACCTTGCAGACTCTGGATCTGTATGACATCACTAGATAAGATGGTGGCGCcgggatatttgggcttcatttctggagagtgggaggaagtggagatacgtcgtccatctttatttactgtctctGAATATGAGTAGTAACAGGGACGTGTGTtaagtttatacattttaaatcattttattgttgtggGAGATTCACAAGTAGCCATTTATACATTTAGGAAAAATCTATATAGCacgttttgttttattttgtgacctttgacccccagATTATCTCATgatgttttaatgtcacatttcCACACTTGACAAAACGTCTCTGGGGCCACAGAGGAACGTCTACAGCAGTTtgttcctcatcttcatcttcatcatcttcatcttcatcttcatcttcatcttcatcttcttcctaTAAAACCAATAGATGGAAGCTTGGTCTTTCATTTTTCAGCAGTGTAAAGTGAAAGCACTTAAACTTTTACCTTCTTTAATCCTTATATTTCATGTAACTATGTTCAGTGTCTTGTGATAATGTTCGTTATGAGTTTGTACAAATAAATTagaatttcatttttaaattgaatcacTTATGTATGTGTTACAAATCCAGTTCTTTCTAACATGTATTTATAGGTTGTTTTAACAagtgaatatgaaaatgtgtcttttattttattcaaactaaTTTACCTCACATTTCTCCTTTAgggacaaataaacaaattcaaattGAATTAGATGTGTGTGAAATCAAACAGATCCCAGCGTGATGTTTGAATagagaatataataatatgatataacaTAAACCTATTATTAAGTGTATGATCTGTTGGATTTACTGTATGATCATTGCAGATATATATAGTGAACTGAGGGATTTGGTTTGTATACAGTTGACAATAtcacgatatatatatatcctagTCTATAGTTTACTGCATGTTATCTGGTCCATGTGATTATAAAAGATGTAATTCTGCCTCACAAGTGTGTGAATATGATGCAGTAACTCTCTTTAAAGACCTTCGGAGTTCTGCAGATCTAATCTCCTGTTTGATATAAGACAACACAGTCACAAGGTGGCGTTTGATTTGTCTCTCACTTTTATTCAACAGCACATTTTTTGTTCTCTGCTTCAGCAGGAATCCATTATACGCCTGACGGAGCTGAGCTTCATGCCGCTGTATCCCACGTCCCTCATGCTCCTGTACTCCCCGGGACTCGTGTACATCATGCGGCCTCTGTAGTTGGGCTGCTCGTACATCAGCCAGTGGCCGTCCTGCACGTTGCAGGACTGGCAGTCGGACATGCGGTAACGCTCCTGGATGTTGTCGCAGTCGTCCTGCAGCTCGTGACTCTGGCCCTGGAAGTTCTCCCTCTCGAACATCCTCATCCTGTACGAGCCTCGGTGCTGTTGAGCAAGGCACAGAGGTGGAACAGCTCAGCGCGGCACCAAACCATTTAGCTGCTGCTCGTTAAACAGCTTCATTGCAAAATGTGGCAAAACCAGAGCTGCAGTTACaatttcacttttctctctcattaGATATTTACTTTCTAACCAAcgttttaaaagcagaaaatatgaaacaagTTAGCAGCtatattcacatttcacattatttaGACATTAAAGTGATTTCTCCGTTATGGCTTATTCCCAAATCTCTGCATACCTGAGGAATTAAACGGCAGGATCGGATAGAGTCACTCATGCCAAAAGTCCCGTAGTCGGAGTACTCCCCTCTCCTCAGGAAGTACTGGTTTCCCATGAAGTTGGGCCGGTCGTAGACCATGAAGCAGCCGCTCTCCACCCTGCAGGAGCTGCACTTGCTCAGGTGGGTGGTCATGTCCGAGCAGTCGCTCATGCACTCGTAGGAGCGACCCTGGAAGTTCCTCTCCTCGTAGAAGGTGATCTGTagaaaagaagaacaacaacaaaaaaatagattttaaaatttAACTGCACTTTTGGAAGCTGACACTGTTTTGTGTCCCTCTCGTTCATTTCTGAGTTGatgtttttcacatttagtTTCTAACTGTGCTTGTTTTCTGCTCCACACTCTACATACCTTGCCCATGTTTGATGATCTGTGTTTGTGGGAATCTGTCCAACAACCTGTGGCTGCCAGGCGGCTTTTATACTTTATACGCGCTGTAACAGGGTTTTGTTATTCAAATTATCTGGAAGCTGATGAATAAGCAGCTCTGCGATCGCTGTTAATTTCATTTGTGCCATCATGATCcagaacaggggggggggggggggggggggatgggtgGAAGACACAAGGcgggaggggagagagaaaaactgagctgcagctttttctcAGACTGGGGAAGAGGAGTAGCAAGCTGTGGTTTGATTTGTCTCAGATCACGGGGGTcttaagaaaaaacaaacatgttgccAATGCCTGAAGGTCTGTTCGGCTGCAGTTCGTCcatattttcaatttgtttcatttgcaaAACCCTGAAAAGCACCAAAGCATAACTGGTCATGAATAAGTCTTGGATTAGTGCTGCTGCACATTGGGCTGATTTGAGACTTGATTCGCTCCTTCTGACTTTCACAGGGACGTTCCAGATACGTATCAAACCCTGGGAAACCCCGGGAAGCGTCACCAACCACCAGATGTCGTTGTGTACTTGTACAGCTgcgactaaaaacaacaacacatttcctcCTTCTCAGCCATGACTTCATCcaggtttattttacacttcctgttttttcgctgcaaaccaaaacacacacaagtgcagcaAGTAGCTGACGACGTCGATTCTCCAACGTTTGAGGTCACATTTAATCCAGCGAGTTTCTGAGGAATTCATAGTCTCTGGATTCGTGTGAGCATTCTGACAATTAGAAGATTAAAATGGGTTGAATCTGTCATTCCCTCTTTGGTCCTTCACGTTTTTAAAATCAGCTAAGAGACGAAAATCCTCTAAATTGCACCAAACGATGAACGTATAGAACATCGtagattcattcattcttttctctGCAGTAGCATAGCAAACATGGCTGACTGCAAGTATTGTAATACTTACTGTAATACTTACTGTACTTGCAATAAGCCCCATTTATTTATCCCACGAGTCCTCCAGTGAGTACTACATACCACCACTATCTTACTTACCAGGACTCTGACAATTACGTGACGCACTCCAGCACAGGACGTCTTAGCTCACTTGCATTTCTCCACACTCGTCTTTTACAAGAATACAGATGATTAATAACGCTGCCATTTATGTTATTACTATTTCCCTGCTGTGATGAATGTTTTCTAAAAGATCTGGATGCAGGGTTGAGCTCATGTCCACATTTTACACTTGATAATCTTGTTCTTGCCAGAAATGCATCACGGGACCAGTTGTTGTCTTTTGGATCTTATGATTTATGAGTTTAAAGCCAAATCATACGATGGAGGATCTTCATAGTTGAAAAGGTTATTTATCTATTTCATTTCAAGTGAACTTCCTTTTCcatgtaaacagtgttttttaaagaatgcATGGATGAAGTAGTCTGTTGCTGCACTGGCGCcaagaaagaaatacagaaatgtgaaTAATTGACATTAAAAATCATGATGTTTCCACATTTTACTGCAGCTAGACACCAAATAACACCTAAATAATCCTTCTCAGGGCAGAGTTTGATGGAAacaagtcacacaaacacacaataatcaTTACGTGAGGCTGTTGGCTTTAGGAAGTTTTACGTCTCACTTTTGGCACTTCTTTGATACGAGGCCATCACAGGTGGACAAAGGGAAATCAAACTTGACCAAACCATTTTGCTGATATGCAAATCAGCCTAATTTAGATGACAAAAGCTTTCCCTCGTCTGCACATTCTGCTTTTCGATATAAGCCACGACACAGCTGCAGCTGGCTGGGAGACGAGCAACACCAGCAACAATGGGGAAGGTAAGGAGCAAAGGAGCAAATGATCTTTCAGGAAACAACTGTAATGCACCTAAACTGTCTTTAACTTGTGGTCATTGTGCTACTATGGTATTTATCACAATGTTTTTGATAAATTCCCTTCTGCGTCTCGTGTTTGCTTCCGTGCAGGTCGAATTCTTCGAGGATAAGAACTTCCAAGGACGGAAGTACGAGTGCAGCACCGACTGCGCCGACCTGCGCTCGTACTTCAGCCACTGCAACTCCATCAAGGTGGAGAGCGGCTGCTGGGTCCTGTACGAGCTCCCCAACTACACCGGCTACCAGTACGTCGTGAGCCCCGGGGAATATCCCGACCACCAGCAGTGGATGGGATTCAACGACAGCATCAACTCGTGTCGCTGTATCAAAAACGTAAGCTCGACCCGTGGAAGCTTTTGAACGTCATCGTTTAGCATTGAGCATCTTGTTCTTTTAATAATATTGTGATGAACTCGTTTCCTCGACCTAGGGACCAAATGTCCAGATAAGGTAAAGCATAATAACGTGGAGGGTAGATGCACGATATGGAGGATGCAGTTTACTTTTTGAACATTTCTGGGTTATTTAGTGTCGGTGAGTGTCCAGCTGCAGTGAAATACCACAGAGTGCACCAACCAAACAGTAATCAGTCAAAGGCCAACGGACAAAAAGGAGAGATAAAGGGCTCATGATTTGGCAGCGGGCTGCTTTCTGTCCGTGTCTGTGCACATCAATTATTGAAGGAAACCAGGAGAACAGCCAAGAAACCCATTTGTAGATGTGAGCTCCAAGTGAACGAGGACTTGGAAATAGGTGAAATGATTCAGACACTAAGCACGAGCGTGATTTCATTAACTTCAATTCTCCCGTGTGACTATTTGAAGGTGTATGGAAAGTCCTGGAAGATCCGATTCTACGACAAGCAGGAGTTTGGAGGTCAGGCGGCGGAGTGCGTTGAAGACTGCCCGTCCGTCTACGAGGCCTTCAAGCTGCGGGAGTTCCACTCCTGCGTGGTGACGGACGGGGCGTGGGTCCTCTACGAGCAGCCCAACTACCGCGGGCACCAGTACTTCCTGGAACGTGGCGAGTACCCCAACTATGCAGACTGGGGCGCCTCCTCCCCCACGGTGGGATCGTTCCGCATGATCAAACAGTTCTAGAGCAGCAGATGCTCCTGCAGAGTTCTGACATAAATCTCCCACCTGCTTTCTTCCATTCGGACATTTGGTCCTTCTCCCCACATTCCTGTGCTCACATGAATTAAAGTGTTTCAAACTCATGGAGATGTCGAGTCGTTCTTACAGGAAGTCACCTGACACCTGCAGCCCCGTCTGTGAAGGTGCTGAACACAGTGAACAGCTCAAGACAGATGTCAATCATCCTGTGATAATAAATAACTCACCATTCATTTCTCGTGACTCATTTCAAAACTGACTTACTGGCCAGTGGCTGGTTAATGAGCCACGAAGACGTCTGCACAGATCACAAACCCAGGTTAAAAAtctcatattattatatttgatgGGACTCAACGGACAATATCCTGTAAATGAGCCAGATTTATTGTCCCAGACCATAAAATGAcctttattatataattaaatgaaattaccaatattatataatacaattaaataaaatgaccaATTTGattagataaaataaaatgacctatattatataataaagtaaaaataaaatgaacctatcttataaaatgaaatgaaataaagtgaCTTGtcttataaaataatataaatgacaTTTATTATATAGAAAAATTCAATCAAGGGATTtagcttttaaaatacaatagaATGAcctatattatataataaagtaaaataaaatatactttattacATAATAAGATGACCTATCTTATATAAGTTCATGTGCATTTGAATATATACCAAACAAACTAATAGCACAACAAACCCACGATTACAACAAAACAGccgataaaaaaataaaccacatgTAAATAAGCCACTTTTAAAATTAtgcatataatatataaaattatacaTTGTAAAAAATCAATATAATGCAACTCTCAGACAATATAAAgccataaacacacatgtaaactgATTCACATTAGATAAAGTTTGACATCGGACGTTATTGCAcaacagaaacatgtaaaaTTACTTTGTTTGAATCGATGGTTGTTAATACTAAGGATGTTAAATCTAGGCTGAATAGCAGTGTTGCTTTATTCATCAGTATTTAGTTATGTGTAATTattgatgaatattttacatcaCAAAAATACCAGCAACATTTAgagtttttttgcatttatatcTGTGCAATTAATTTATGATGCATCACCATAAATTTGTACTGGCAGGTTCAAAAGCTgcttaaatacttaaatacaagATCAGTGATAAAGAACATGGATAAGTAATACAAATCTTTGTCTATTAAACCATAAGTGTTGTATTTAGCTTTGTATCACATTGCATAATAATTGTGAAAAGTAGTTTGAGGGAATAACAGAAGACGAAAACAATCTTAATCTGAACAGCTCCATGACGttacaaaaatatttcaaatattcgATGTTAAATCACTTTTACTCGCATGTGTTTTTTGAAGTTCTTTCCTATAATGAATTGTTCtgcaaataatatttttttgaatcactgcaaataaagacaaagtgGAATCTATTGTTTGTCTTAAGTTACTTTTACCACTGTcatcagatttttgtttgtaattgttATTCTGTCGGTGCATTTTCAATTAATGTTAATTAACTAATTGATATCATAAAGTACTGACCCCCATATAGAGTTTATCTCATCACCTTTcatatataaaacattacatatctcagtatatatatttatatctttccATAAACGCCGAGCAAACAAAAGAGAGTTTGTTGGTCCAGAGCAGCGACGCAGGGTTTGGATACTTGGCACTGCTAAAcaatcattgtgtgtgtgacggtgaTTCAGTGAGTAAGAACAATGGGCAGAGTCTAGATGAGTATTTGAATTGTAATTACTGTTACATGCACTGCTAACCATGGAATTGGCAGTATTGTTTCTGCCTTGTATAAAGAGTGCTGTGCTGGTCACTGGCTGAGAGTATTTTAAACTCCAATGATGGAGAAGGTGAGAATGTTCACTTTTCTGaaagtgctgcagctggagcaggaaTCCCAGGAGTTGAAATGGTGCAGTGATGGACGCAGATGAATCCCTCTGTTTGCTCATGAATCTATAATCGTGTCCCGACTTCTCTTTCACAGATTGTGTTCTTCGAGGACCAGGACTTCCTGGGAAAGTCCTACGACTGCAAAGGCGACTCGGTCGACCTGCACGGCTTCATTCACCGGTGCAACTCGGTCAAGGTGGAAGGAGGCTGGTGGGTTCTGTACGAGCGCAACAACTACACAGGCTACCAGTATGTCATCGGTCCCGGGGAATACAACGAGTACCGTCGCTGGATGGGCTTCAACGACTGCGTCAGGTCCTGCAGGATCATCAAGAACGTAAGTCACCTACAAAAAGCTTTTCAGAATACGTCCGTCACCCTTCAAACCCAACACGTGCTTGATTCTGTCGCTTTCAGACGAAGGGGCCGTACAAGCTGAAGCTGTTCGACCGGCCGAACTTCGATGGCCAGTCTCTGGAGCTGACGGAAAACATGAAGGCGATGCAGGAGAAGTGGATGAGGCAGGAAGTCCAGTCCTGTAAAGTCCTGGACGGCTCCTGGGTTTTCTTTGAACATCCCAACTTCTGTGGTCGCCAGTACCTGCTGGAGAAAGGCGAGTACAAACACCACTCGGAGTGGGGAGCTCTGAAAGCTGCTGTGGGCTCCATCAGAAGAATGACGGAGAAATGAAACAAGTTTATTATGATGCcatgaaataaatgtctttgATGCAACACTCGTTTGTGCCTGTGTGATGTTTAATCCAGATTTTCTTGATGATAATATTCAATcaataaattatgtattttggCAAATAAGAGTCAATATTGAGTTTAAATTGTGTGATTAACACGTAGCGTGAACAATCTTTTCAACGTGGGTCataacaacagaaacagaaacattcactGAATATAAcgataatgaataaaaaatttAGGTTTGTGTTGAGCCCCAAATGTGTTGATTCGTCTTAATGGTCTTTTTGGACGCTGCAGTTTTGAGGTGTCTTTCTAATAACTGGTTTATCCTCACTGATAATAACATATTTACAGATCAGCAGCATTACTGATCCTCAGAGGCTCTTCCATGTTCACAGGGACAGTTCATCGTTTAGTCTCAGGGCTACAAACGACCTCGGCACACGTACGTTCCTGCACAGGAAAACAAGAATGCTGATATCTCACCAATGTGTCATCACAGTTGCAAGTTAAagtttaaaagacaaaacattatttcagaaGACGCAACTAAGTATCAGCTGTTTTCATCTCAACCCTGCAAGTTCAAAAACAGAAGAATTCAAGGAAGCATACTGCATCTGATGTTTGAGGCACATTTTGTTACTGGAAAAGTTGTGTGAACTTATTATCTTTTGTTCAGATGATTTATCTTGCGCAATTATAAAAGCCTCTGAGTTTGAGTTATGCAAAGAATTCCAAACAACTTTAATCATTTGATTACTGGCATTCAGTTACTGGGTTTATACAGATAAGGCAGATTTACTACGTATATATGGACTGGACTGGGAGAGCCCGGGATTGAACCATCAACCCGCTGGTTATTGGACGTCCCAGTttgcctcctgagccacagtcgccCTTTTTCTTTGTAGCTGAGTTAATTGACTAGAAaattatttataacatttgaTGTAATAGCtgtaaaattacaaacaaagtCACTTTTATTAAGACGTACTTCATTTGAAGAGATTAGCAGAGATAGTTTAACATGGAGTTCCCTGCAGAATTGTTCGGTAGACCCTGTTTTTATGGAAACCCTGCAAAACTGCTGGGAGACCCTGTCCGTAACTTTGCCTTATAATGccatcaaatatattttattaagtttattaaataaaacaaattcaagcGTTAATTTAGTGTACAAATTCACTCAGGTGTAATTTCATCCGGCTGATCAATAGTTATTTTCTTAAGTGTttaagttatatatattattattataatatctaAACAACAACCTCTCGTTCACATGTTCTGCTCCTCCTGTTAAAAACGACTCATGGACGAATCTCATTCTGCAAATggaatcacttcctgtcacctGTCGTACTTTGACTGACAAGAACAAAGCCTCCATTTCTTTCCGCAGATTTTTGGAGTAATGAACCGTGcggtgacacaaacacaggataaTGACGCTCTCTCTGCTGCGGCTGCACACAGAGGGCGGAGCTCGACGGCCTGAACACACCTGTCCCCTCCGACACGGACGTTAAAGCCTGCGCCGCCGCGTGCTACGTGGCCACAAGCCAACTTCACCGCTCcggcctcagcagcagctgcagaggagacagttTGTGTGGATCAATAAGTGTTTCTGGAATCAGGCGTTGACAGATGCAATGCTCAGCCGGAGCAGCAGCGAGTAAACACTGAGCAGACTTTTCAGACAGTTGCAGCGTCAGCCGTTAAATGCTGAGgcaattaaaataacaatgatgCCGCTGGCAGCGCAGAGCcacatacactgtatatataaatcTGCAGCAGGCCTGGAGGTGAtgttgtgtaaaaacaaaccGGTATCAAACTGTGGTGTGAGGCCCAAACATGGACCGTGCAGGAAAGGTAGGCCGGCGAGGAGACGATGCTCGTGACCAATCGTCGTTTGATTTGACGGAGGAGCTCAAAACTTTGTTGGTGTTAAATTTCCACTTCCGCAGATCGTGTTTTACGAAGACAGAAACTTCCAAGGCCGTTATTATGAGTGCAACAGCGACTGTCCCGAGCTCAACACCCACTTCAGCCACTGCAACTCTGTCCGCGTGGAGAGCGGCGCCTGGGTCCTGTACGAGAGGCCCAACTACCTGGGCTACCAGTACGTCCTGACCCGGGGCGAGTACCCTGACTACAAGCGCTGGATGGGCTACAACGACAGCGTCAGGTCGTGCAGGATCATAAGAAATGTGAGTTTCTTCATAAGAGATATGACAAGTACGATTAACTTCGTGCTACTTTAGGAAAAAACGTTATCGTCGTTATTCCATTGACAAGTTTGCTGATTGTAAATCATGTTCATATCAATCTGAGAGTCCTAATTCTGACTGGAAAACTTTAAAGTGTCCGACCACCAGATTTACTCTCACATGATGAACTCTGCAGTCACGCAACTGTGATGCGAGCCATTGCAAGTCGTAAACATCTGggaacacatgaacacatgcacCCCCTTTCATTTTCCCCTCAGAAGACAAATTAGTGGAATAAAAATATAGTTTCTCTCAGACATTATAGAAGATATTCTCACGAGACCCTCTGCTCAATGAGCCAATCAGCAGTTTTCATTTCTCCGAGCTGAACCCTGCTCTCTGTGTCGCAGTCCTCTGGTGTGTTCAGGATCCGTGTCTACGAGCGTCCAGACTTCAGCGGTCAGACGCTGGAGGCCACCGAGGACATGAACAACCTGCCCGACCACTGGCCCCTGCGGGAGGTCCACTCCGCCCACGTGCAGGACGGCGCCTGGGTCTTCTACGAGCTGCCCAACTACCGCGGACGTCAGTACctgctggagagaggagagtaCCGGCGCTTCAACGAGTGGGCTGCCATGAACCCCAGCGTGGGCTCCTTCCGCCGCGTCCACGACTTTTAGAacgtctttctctctgtgttcacGTTTTACGTAACTGTTCTTTGCTCATTGAATAAAAAAGGAATGTGCTCCGTGTCCGACGCTCCACGTTCTGTTTCTGTCTTCAAACGAGGGGCCTGACTGAATCGTTAGAGGTGGAATTCATTCTGACGCAAACAATCTCTGAACCACCGACGTGCCTGGGCCACAAGTGAACCATGGTAATACCACATGTCAACCACAGGGGGCCAAAGGTGGCCCGAACTTGTTTACTGCTGTTTGGGCCACATtcaccacatgggccactttaggttcacgTCCAGATTACACTTTGTCTTGAGAACCACATGTTTGCCAAGAAAGGCTCACATCCCATTAGGTAGAAGtgctgcagcaaaaacacacgTTTCTGTTTCTGTAGCTGAATCTCGCCAAAGAAATGACAACATGTTCCGTTAGAACACAGTTTATTCTCAATCACtaattatgaattattttttgttaaGGATTGGTGCTACTGGTGATCATAAAATTGATATAAAATGATTCCTGCTCGATTTTCTGTCATTCAAGACACAAACCAATTAAATCAATAGATCAAACTAACGTTTCTGTCCCTGCAGACGTTCTGTACGTACAGTttgatatattaatatatagtgTGAGATACACTGGGGGTCAATACCAATAATATCACTGATGCTAAATACTGTTCTGGGCAGATTCATATTTAATCATAATGCTCTTAATTAATCAGGACATTTTAGGAGATTCTTTGATTTAATCACAATTTAAAgttcaaaaagaagaaaatatgcattttgacacaatatttctttatgtaatatataaaaatgtttttattgaactaaacaaaacatttatacCTCAAATAAGGTTTTGAGGTATTGATGTGATTCTTGCGTCAATATTTAATggcacaaatatacaaaattaaaaCTTATAAACAGCAGAACTCATCAATATGTCAATATGCAATAATCCTGCAACATTATCAAAAAGTTGAAAAATGAATTTGTGAATTGATTATTGATAGA encodes the following:
- the LOC117754704 gene encoding gamma-crystallin M3-like isoform X1 — its product is MGKITFYEERNFQGRSYECMSDCSDMTTHLSKCSSCRVESGCFMVYDRPNFMGNQYFLRRGEYSDYGTFGMSDSIRSCRLIPQHRGSYRMRMFERENFQGQSHELQDDCDNIQERYRMSDCQSCNVQDGHWLMYEQPNYRGRMMYTSPGEYRSMRDLTSYLSRCHSCRVESGCFMVYERPNFMGNQYLMRKGEYSDYMSMMGMSDCIRSCRTIPTHRGSYKMKIFEKENFSGQSNELQDDCDNIQDRYRMSDCMSCQVMDGQWLMYEQPHYRGKMMYLRPGEYKSFRDMGMSSTKFMSMKRIMDSCN
- the LOC117754711 gene encoding gamma-crystallin M2-like; this encodes MGKVEFFEDKNFQGRKYECSTDCADLRSYFSHCNSIKVESGCWVLYELPNYTGYQYVVSPGEYPDHQQWMGFNDSINSCRCIKNVYGKSWKIRFYDKQEFGGQAAECVEDCPSVYEAFKLREFHSCVVTDGAWVLYEQPNYRGHQYFLERGEYPNYADWGASSPTVGSFRMIKQF
- the LOC117754940 gene encoding gamma-crystallin S-1-like, translating into MEKSQIVFFEDQDFLGKSYDCKGDSVDLHGFIHRCNSVKVEGGWWVLYERNNYTGYQYVIGPGEYNEYRRWMGFNDCVRSCRIIKNTKGPYKLKLFDRPNFDGQSLELTENMKAMQEKWMRQEVQSCKVLDGSWVFFEHPNFCGRQYLLEKGEYKHHSEWGALKAAVGSIRRMTEK
- the LOC117754710 gene encoding gamma-crystallin M2-like, which translates into the protein MDRAGKIVFYEDRNFQGRYYECNSDCPELNTHFSHCNSVRVESGAWVLYERPNYLGYQYVLTRGEYPDYKRWMGYNDSVRSCRIIRNSSGVFRIRVYERPDFSGQTLEATEDMNNLPDHWPLREVHSAHVQDGAWVFYELPNYRGRQYLLERGEYRRFNEWAAMNPSVGSFRRVHDF